The DNA region TAGTTACAGAAAGAGCGATCGCTAGACCCCTGGCCCTACCTGTTAGCTATGGCATCCGTAATGTAGCATGGCCGACTAATATTTTGTGGACAATTGCCCTGTTAGCACCTGTAACTCTCTCATGGTGGCAATTATATTTACTGGCTAAGACTGGTAGCACAATTCCTAAACGTTGGTTAAAAGTGCGGGTTGTCAACGAGCAAGGAAGACCACCTGGTTTAGGGGCAGTAGTGATTAGAGAAGGAGTTGGGCGTTGGACTGTACCCGTTTCCATCGCCTATCTGCTGTGGCGCTACAGCTTTGCTTTTCCTAATTTAGGATTATTCACATTTTTATCTTTATTAATGATTGTGGGTGAAGGGATAGGCTTACCGTCGCGCCGGGGTCGTCGCGCATTGCACGATCAACTTGCAAGCACTTATACAATAGACGCGACTCGCCCCTTGCCATCCTCACTCTCAGCTAACAACAAACAAGCTCAGTCTGCTGATGGTAATGATGAACCAGAAGAATGGCAGGAGGGAGAAGAATTAGCGGCAGCCCAAACCAATCAGTCGCCCAATATCTGGCGGCGGATACAGCAAAATCCTAATCTGACTTTGTTTGGGGTAGGGCTTACGAGTATGACTGCTGTATTGGCAACTTTAATCGGTACTCAAGTTTATATCCAAATTCAACAATCCCAGCGAGCAACCGAGAAAATCAACAGCCAACAGTTCCTCGAACTTGTCAAACAATTAGCTCCCAACTCTGGAGCAACTAATGAGCAACGCCAAAGTGCAATTTTGGCTATAGGTGGTCTTAATGACCCAGAGTCCATCAAATTTTTGGCGAATCTCTTGGTTAGCGAAACTAACCCCACCCTCTTAGATACAATTCAACAAGCTTTGACAACTGTCGGGCCCAAAGCCATCCCGGAATTAAAAAATAAAAATCAGTTTTTGGTTAGTGAACTAGAGTCTGTGGGTAGTGCTGCAACCCAAGAACGGGAATTACGGCAAGGGCGGTTACAAAGAAACCAGCGAACGCTCAACAAGATTCTCTCTGTTTATAGCGGTAAAATCGAGGGCGTTGACCTTAGTAATACCCAATTAGGTCAAAGCGGGACTCCAGGAAGTTCTTTCTTCAACTT from Nostoc commune NIES-4072 includes:
- a CDS encoding pentapeptide repeat-containing protein produces the protein MTTPIVKRSNQSGQSKQPERANSLLLASRRFAAWAAEITLVVTSGLIPFSIGVYADSRSDFNRVPLNPVLVVTERAIARPLALPVSYGIRNVAWPTNILWTIALLAPVTLSWWQLYLLAKTGSTIPKRWLKVRVVNEQGRPPGLGAVVIREGVGRWTVPVSIAYLLWRYSFAFPNLGLFTFLSLLMIVGEGIGLPSRRGRRALHDQLASTYTIDATRPLPSSLSANNKQAQSADGNDEPEEWQEGEELAAAQTNQSPNIWRRIQQNPNLTLFGVGLTSMTAVLATLIGTQVYIQIQQSQRATEKINSQQFLELVKQLAPNSGATNEQRQSAILAIGGLNDPESIKFLANLLVSETNPTLLDTIQQALTTVGPKAIPELKNKNQFLVSELESVGSAATQERELRQGRLQRNQRTLNKILSVYSGKIEGVDLSNTQLGQSGTPGSSFFNLVLDNLDLSGVKFKSANLNQASFKGSRFRGVGEDGRWDTYDDVMADLSQAQLQQANLTDANLSRVLMNRTDLSRATLNRANLSNARLYEAKLNSAQLVGADLRNAVLEKASLTGADLGDAKLNEANLYAARLGRATAIGTQLSFANLTNTDWQGADLSGAYLDRANLSNANLRATRLAGAVLRSAQMENVNLQNADLSLADLRGANVAGADFKGAILAPSKQDPADQFVETPDLGSVSAVVQGVDFSKAKNLDPKQIAYICTQGGIHSSCP